One Fusobacterium nucleatum genomic window carries:
- a CDS encoding MarR family transcriptional regulator — protein sequence MQRLGGFLITKLKQLQSRSLAQCINEQGIDAFSGEQGKILFVLWQKDKITQKELATETGLAKNTITVMLEKMEKNNLIKRITDENDKRKSLVILTEYAKSLKKCSDKISDEMLKKMYRGFSEEEIDKFEEYLHRIIKNFEEKRKVINDDKSIDKIIDRRL from the coding sequence ATGCAAAGATTAGGTGGCTTTCTAATAACAAAATTAAAACAATTACAGAGTAGATCACTAGCACAGTGTATAAATGAACAAGGTATAGATGCTTTTAGTGGGGAGCAAGGAAAGATTTTATTTGTACTTTGGCAAAAAGATAAAATCACTCAAAAAGAATTGGCAACTGAAACAGGTTTAGCTAAGAATACAATCACAGTTATGCTTGAAAAAATGGAAAAAAATAATTTAATAAAAAGGATAACAGACGAAAATGATAAAAGAAAATCATTGGTAATTTTGACAGAATATGCAAAATCTTTAAAGAAATGTTCTGATAAAATTTCAGATGAAATGTTAAAGAAGATGTACAGAGGTTTTAGTGAAGAAGAGATAGATAAATTTGAAGAATACTTACATAGAATTATTAAGAATTTTGAAGAAAAAAGGAAGGTGATAAATGATGATAAATCAATTGATAAAATTATTGACAGAAGACTTTGA
- a CDS encoding ABC transporter permease subunit has protein sequence MINQLIKLLTEDFEFFTNLTIEHILISLLAISIASVLGIILGIIISEYRKFSGLILGTVNILYTIPSIALLGFFITITGVGNTTALIALIIYALLPIIRSTYTGIVNINPLIIEASEGMGSTKLQQLFKVKLPLALPVLMSGIRNMVTMTIALAGIASFVGAGGLGVAIYRGITTNNSAMTFIGSLLIAILALVFDFILGLFEKRLTNYKRTKYKINLKVIILGLFIVIFGAYFSFNSKQDKTINIATKPMTEGYILGQMLTELIEQDTDLKVNITNGVGGGTSNIHPAIVKGEFDLYPEYTGTSWEAVLKKEANYDESKFDELQKEYKEKYNLEYVNLYGFNNTYGLAVNKDIAEKYNLKTYSDLAKVSNNLIFGAEYDFFEREDGYKELQKIYNMNFKKQIDMDIGLKYQAMKDKKIDVMVIFTTDGQLAISDVIVLEDDKKMYPSYRAGTVVRSEILSQHPELKGVLEKLNNILDDKTMADLNYQVESEGKKPEDVARKYLQEKGLLEAR, from the coding sequence ATGATAAATCAATTGATAAAATTATTGACAGAAGACTTTGAATTTTTTACTAATTTAACAATAGAACATATTTTAATTTCATTGTTAGCTATAAGTATTGCAAGTGTATTAGGAATTATTTTAGGAATAATTATCAGTGAGTATAGAAAATTTTCAGGATTAATATTGGGAACTGTCAATATACTTTACACTATACCCTCAATAGCATTATTGGGATTTTTCATCACTATCACAGGTGTAGGAAACACAACAGCACTTATTGCTTTAATAATATATGCACTTTTGCCAATAATAAGAAGTACATACACAGGAATTGTAAACATAAATCCTTTGATTATTGAGGCATCAGAGGGAATGGGAAGTACAAAATTACAACAACTATTCAAGGTCAAATTACCATTAGCATTGCCAGTTTTAATGTCAGGTATTAGAAATATGGTTACAATGACAATAGCCCTTGCAGGGATAGCTTCTTTTGTTGGGGCAGGAGGCTTGGGAGTCGCTATTTATAGGGGGATAACAACTAATAATTCAGCTATGACTTTTATAGGAAGTTTACTTATAGCAATTTTAGCCTTAGTTTTTGATTTTATATTGGGATTGTTTGAAAAAAGATTAACTAACTATAAAAGAACAAAATATAAAATAAATTTAAAAGTTATAATTTTAGGGCTTTTTATAGTAATATTTGGAGCATATTTTTCTTTTAATTCTAAGCAGGATAAAACTATTAATATTGCAACAAAACCTATGACAGAGGGCTATATTTTAGGACAAATGTTAACTGAGCTTATTGAACAAGATACAGATTTAAAAGTTAATATCACAAATGGAGTTGGAGGAGGAACTTCCAACATACACCCTGCAATAGTTAAGGGAGAGTTTGATTTGTATCCTGAATATACAGGAACTTCTTGGGAAGCAGTTTTAAAGAAAGAAGCAAACTATGATGAAAGTAAATTTGATGAATTGCAAAAAGAATATAAAGAAAAATATAATTTAGAATATGTAAATTTATATGGTTTTAATAATACTTATGGTTTGGCAGTAAATAAGGATATTGCAGAAAAATATAATTTAAAAACATATAGTGATTTAGCAAAAGTCTCAAATAATTTAATCTTTGGAGCAGAATATGATTTTTTTGAAAGAGAAGATGGCTATAAAGAATTACAAAAAATATATAATATGAATTTTAAAAAACAAATAGATATGGATATTGGACTTAAATACCAAGCTATGAAAGATAAGAAAATTGATGTTATGGTTATCTTTACAACAGATGGGCAATTAGCAATATCTGATGTAATTGTCTTAGAAGATGATAAAAAAATGTATCCATCATATAGAGCAGGAACAGTTGTAAGAAGTGAAATTTTATCACAACACCCTGAGTTAAAAGGAGTTTTAGAAAAATTAAATAATATTTTAGATGATAAGACAATGGCAGATTTGAATTATCAAGTTGAAAGTGAAGGGAAAAAACCAGAAGATGTAGCAAGAAAATATTTACAAGAAAAAGGTTTATTGGAGGCTAGATAA
- a CDS encoding ABC transporter ATP-binding protein, translating into MIEFKNISKSYGNQEIIKDFNLTIECGTFLTIIGSSGSGKTTILKMINGLIKADKGEVLINNKNIQDEDLIELRRKIGYVIQGNILFPHLTVFENIAYVLNLKKYDKKEIEKIVNEKMDMLNLSRDLKDRLPDELSGGQQQRVGIARALAANPDIILMDEPFGAVDAITRYQLQKDLKELHKKTEATIIFITHDITEALKLGTKVLVLDKGEIQQFDIPKNICSNPKNDFVKQLLKMAEM; encoded by the coding sequence ATGATAGAATTTAAAAATATTAGTAAGAGTTATGGAAATCAAGAAATAATAAAAGATTTTAATTTGACTATTGAATGTGGGACATTTTTAACTATCATAGGTTCATCAGGTTCTGGGAAAACAACAATTTTAAAAATGATAAATGGACTTATAAAGGCAGATAAAGGTGAAGTATTAATAAATAATAAAAATATTCAAGATGAAGATTTAATTGAGCTTAGAAGAAAAATAGGTTATGTAATTCAGGGAAATATTTTATTTCCGCATTTAACAGTTTTTGAAAATATTGCCTATGTACTAAATTTAAAAAAATACGATAAAAAAGAAATTGAAAAGATAGTAAATGAAAAAATGGATATGTTAAATCTTTCAAGAGATTTAAAAGATAGATTACCAGATGAGTTGTCAGGTGGACAACAACAGAGAGTTGGAATAGCAAGAGCCTTGGCAGCAAATCCTGATATAATATTGATGGATGAACCCTTTGGAGCAGTTGATGCTATCACAAGATATCAGTTACAAAAAGATTTAAAGGAATTACATAAAAAGACAGAAGCAACTATTATCTTTATCACTCACGATATAACCGAGGCTTTAAAATTAGGAACAAAGGTTTTAGTATTGGATAAAGGGGAAATACAACAATTTGATATTCCAAAAAATATTTGTTCTAATCCTAAAAATGACTTTGTAAAACAATTATTAAAAATGGCAGAGATGTAA
- a CDS encoding coproporphyrinogen III oxidase, with translation MLVYNFEILDEEKVFVKSGIITYMFNSFKCLRTFDKLRIRKNKGLFYRGSTYIEKENITKLKKIVSSWKELFNEASEEFILTGFFNEKLNEYERTNYNKNEVIEILEKLIILCEKAKKENKIIRCKKITVRMENNK, from the coding sequence TTGTTAGTTTATAATTTTGAGATTTTAGATGAAGAGAAAGTTTTTGTAAAAAGTGGTATAATCACATATATGTTTAATAGTTTTAAATGTCTAAGAACCTTTGATAAATTACGAATTAGAAAAAATAAAGGTTTATTTTATCGTGGTAGTACATATATTGAAAAGGAAAATATAACAAAATTAAAAAAGATAGTTTCTTCTTGGAAAGAATTATTTAATGAGGCTAGTGAAGAATTTATATTAACAGGATTTTTTAATGAAAAATTAAATGAATATGAAAGAACAAACTATAATAAAAATGAAGTAATAGAAATTTTAGAAAAGTTAATTATTTTGTGTGAAAAGGCGAAAAAGGAAAACAAGATAATAAGATGTAAGAAAATAACAGTTAGAATGGAGAATAATAAATAA
- a CDS encoding coproporphyrinogen III oxidase: MLIHDFGLVGAEKEVHLDDNLILYIIDTLKWVKTFSKLENNIEKNGLNYHGITYFKDEGIKKLKSILFHWKNIFNLGEDIIELEGIFYNSQKKKNSKNKYRKKYIIESLEKLIALCEKAEKGNKIIEHWGI; the protein is encoded by the coding sequence ATGTTAATACATGATTTTGGATTAGTTGGAGCAGAAAAAGAAGTTCATTTAGATGATAACTTAATTTTATATATAATTGATACTTTAAAATGGGTAAAGACTTTTTCAAAGTTAGAAAATAATATTGAAAAAAATGGTTTGAATTATCATGGAATAACTTATTTTAAAGATGAAGGTATCAAAAAACTTAAAAGTATTCTTTTTCATTGGAAAAATATATTTAATCTGGGAGAAGATATAATTGAATTAGAGGGAATATTTTATAATTCACAAAAAAAGAAAAATTCTAAAAATAAGTATAGAAAAAAATATATAATAGAAAGTTTAGAAAAACTTATTGCTTTATGTGAAAAAGCAGAAAAGGGAAATAAAATAATTGAACATTGGGGAATTTAA
- a CDS encoding glutathione peroxidase — protein sequence MKIYDFTVKNRKGEDVSLKNFKGKVLLIVNTATRCGFTPQYDELEALYSKYNKDGFEVLDFPCNQFGNQAPESDEEIHTFCQLNYKVKFDQFAKVEVNGENAIPLFKYLKEEKVFAGFDPKHKLTSILNEMLSKNDPDFAKKPDIKWNFTKFLVDKAGNVVARFEPTTSAEVIEQEIKKLLEK from the coding sequence ATGAAAATTTATGATTTTACAGTAAAAAATAGAAAAGGTGAAGATGTTTCTTTAAAAAATTTCAAAGGAAAAGTCTTATTGATTGTTAATACTGCAACTAGATGTGGGTTTACACCTCAATATGATGAATTAGAAGCTTTATATTCAAAATATAATAAAGATGGTTTTGAAGTTTTAGATTTTCCTTGTAATCAATTTGGTAATCAAGCACCAGAAAGTGATGAAGAAATCCATACTTTCTGTCAATTAAATTACAAAGTTAAATTTGACCAATTTGCAAAAGTTGAAGTTAATGGAGAAAATGCTATACCACTTTTTAAATATTTGAAAGAAGAAAAAGTTTTTGCAGGTTTTGATCCTAAACATAAATTAACTTCTATATTGAATGAAATGCTTTCAAAAAATGATCCTGACTTTGCTAAAAAACCTGATATTAAATGGAATTTTACTAAGTTTTTAGTAGATAAAGCAGGAAATGTTGTAGCAAGATTTGAACCTACAACAAGTGCAGAAGTAATAGAACAAGAAATAAAAAAATTATTAGAAAAATAA
- a CDS encoding energy-coupling factor transporter transmembrane protein EcfT, whose translation MNIILGEYIKKESILHQLDPRIKIIGSFSLILSFLFINTLIGYIITGILAFTLILLSRIPLKEFLKSLKYLLYILVFSSIFHILSHQDGNLLFQLGKFSIYDSGLFSALKMIFRIVFLLIFSSLLTLTTKPLDIALGLETLLNPLKKIGLPIQDFSLMISITLRFIPTILQEANTIKMAQQARGESFEDKNPFKKLYQYSLILLPLLVSVIQKVENLTLAMEARAFHCGLERTNFYQLKFQKRDYIAGFFIFLIIFLFLVLLLLHLL comes from the coding sequence GTGAATATAATATTAGGAGAGTATATAAAAAAAGAAAGTATATTACATCAACTTGACCCAAGAATAAAAATTATTGGGAGTTTTTCACTTATACTTTCTTTTTTATTTATTAATACTCTTATAGGTTATATCATCACTGGAATTTTAGCTTTCACTCTTATTTTACTATCTAGAATTCCTCTAAAAGAGTTTTTAAAAAGTCTAAAATACCTTTTATATATTCTAGTATTTTCATCTATTTTTCATATTTTATCACATCAAGATGGAAATTTACTATTTCAACTTGGTAAATTCTCTATCTATGACAGTGGGCTTTTTTCTGCTTTAAAAATGATTTTTAGAATAGTTTTTCTTTTGATATTCTCTTCATTATTAACATTAACAACAAAGCCCTTAGATATTGCCTTAGGTTTGGAAACTCTACTAAACCCTTTAAAGAAAATTGGTTTACCTATTCAAGATTTTTCTCTTATGATTAGCATTACTTTAAGATTTATCCCTACAATCTTACAAGAAGCTAATACAATTAAAATGGCACAACAAGCAAGAGGAGAAAGTTTTGAAGATAAAAATCCTTTTAAAAAACTATATCAATATAGCTTAATTCTTCTCCCACTTTTAGTTTCTGTTATACAAAAGGTTGAAAATCTAACTTTAGCTATGGAGGCAAGAGCCTTTCATTGTGGATTAGAAAGAACTAACTTCTATCAGTTAAAATTTCAAAAAAGAGATTATATAGCTGGATTTTTTATTTTTCTAATAATTTTTTTATTTCTTGTTCTATTACTTCTGCACTTGTTGTAG
- a CDS encoding energy-coupling factor ABC transporter ATP-binding protein, whose translation MKISLKNVGYEYPTFENNKNGIYDVSLEIDSHKRIAIVGHTGSGKSTLLKLIKGLLKKHTGEINIDGKIEDIGYIFQYPEHQIFETTIFKDISYGLKKLKLNEKEILERVEKVLELVGLDKDYLHHSTLNLSGGEKRRVALAGVLVMQPQLLLLDEATVGLDPEGKEQLFKILLDWQKEEKKSFLFITHDMNDVLEYAEEVIVMDKGKLLYHTSPFELFEKYSNKLESLGLELPECISFLNKLNQKLKNPIKISGDIKEESILKAIEEKIK comes from the coding sequence ATGAAAATATCTCTTAAAAATGTTGGATATGAATATCCTACTTTTGAAAACAATAAAAATGGAATATATGATGTTTCCTTAGAAATAGATAGTCATAAAAGAATAGCCATTGTTGGACATACAGGTTCTGGGAAATCTACTCTTTTAAAGTTAATTAAAGGACTTTTAAAAAAGCATACAGGAGAAATCAATATTGATGGAAAAATTGAAGATATTGGCTATATCTTTCAATATCCAGAACATCAAATTTTTGAGACTACAATCTTTAAAGATATTTCTTATGGCTTAAAAAAGTTAAAATTAAATGAAAAAGAAATTTTAGAAAGAGTTGAAAAAGTTTTAGAACTTGTGGGCTTAGATAAAGATTATCTTCATCATTCCACTTTAAATTTAAGTGGTGGGGAAAAAAGGAGAGTTGCTTTGGCAGGAGTTTTAGTTATGCAACCTCAACTTTTACTCTTAGATGAAGCTACTGTTGGCTTAGACCCAGAGGGAAAAGAACAACTTTTTAAAATTCTTTTAGATTGGCAAAAAGAAGAAAAGAAATCTTTTCTATTTATCACTCATGATATGAATGATGTTTTAGAATATGCAGAAGAAGTTATTGTTATGGATAAAGGAAAATTACTGTACCATACAAGTCCTTTTGAATTATTTGAAAAATATAGCAATAAATTAGAAAGTTTAGGTTTAGAACTTCCTGAATGTATTAGTTTTTTAAATAAATTAAATCAAAAATTAAAAAACCCTATAAAAATTAGTGGAGATATAAAGGAAGAAAGTATTTTAAAAGCTATTGAGGAGAAAATAAAATAA
- a CDS encoding ATP-binding cassette domain-containing protein, translating into MIQVENLAFSYQNNKFFKNLSFSIKKGEYLCIIGKNGSGKSTLAKLLAGLIFQQEGNIKISGYDTKNQKDLLEIRKLVGIIFQNPENQIINTTVFDEVIFGLENLATPREKIKEIAENSLKAVALLEYKDRLTYQLSGGEKQRLAIASVLAVGTDILIFDEATSMLDPVGKKEILKLMKELNSQGKTILHITHDRNDILEATKVIVLSKGEIKYQGNPYKIFEDDEFNPFLIKIKNILEKNNVKIDDKNINMEDLVRLVYENIS; encoded by the coding sequence ATGATACAAGTAGAAAATCTTGCTTTCTCATATCAAAATAATAAATTTTTTAAAAATCTTTCTTTTTCTATTAAAAAGGGAGAATATCTTTGTATTATTGGAAAAAATGGTTCTGGAAAATCTACTCTTGCTAAGTTATTAGCAGGGCTTATTTTTCAACAAGAGGGAAATATTAAAATTTCTGGCTATGATACAAAAAATCAAAAAGATTTATTAGAAATAAGAAAATTAGTAGGAATAATATTTCAAAACCCAGAAAATCAAATTATAAATACCACTGTATTTGATGAAGTCATTTTTGGTTTAGAAAATCTTGCCACTCCTAGAGAAAAGATAAAAGAGATTGCAGAAAATTCTTTAAAAGCTGTTGCTTTACTTGAATATAAAGATAGATTGACTTATCAATTGTCTGGTGGAGAAAAACAAAGACTTGCTATTGCAAGTGTTTTGGCTGTGGGAACTGATATTTTAATTTTTGATGAAGCCACTTCTATGCTTGACCCTGTTGGTAAGAAAGAAATTTTAAAACTTATGAAAGAGTTAAATTCGCAAGGAAAAACTATTCTTCATATTACCCATGATAGAAATGATATTTTAGAAGCAACAAAAGTTATAGTTTTATCTAAGGGAGAAATAAAATATCAAGGCAATCCTTATAAAATATTTGAAGATGATGAGTTCAATCCTTTTCTTATAAAAATAAAAAATATTTTAGAAAAAAATAATGTCAAGATAGATGATAAAAATATTAATATGGAAGATTTAGTGAGGCTAGTCTATGAAAATATCTCTTAA
- a CDS encoding biotin transporter BioY: MKIKNMLYAAMFAAIVAVLGLMPPIPLPFIPVPITLQTMGVMLAGSFLGKRLGFISMLLVVVIVLLGVPILSGGRGGMAVLAGPTGGFFIVWPFAAFLIGFLVEKSWKNINIAKYIVANIIGGIVLVYLVGAIYLSYITKMPIDKAFLATMAFIPGDILKAIIVSILCYKLKEISPINEVVR; this comes from the coding sequence ATGAAAATTAAAAATATGCTTTATGCAGCTATGTTTGCAGCTATTGTTGCAGTTTTAGGTTTAATGCCACCAATTCCTTTACCTTTTATTCCAGTTCCAATAACTTTACAAACAATGGGAGTAATGCTTGCTGGAAGTTTTTTAGGTAAAAGATTAGGTTTTATAAGTATGCTATTAGTTGTTGTAATTGTTTTATTAGGAGTACCTATTTTATCAGGTGGTAGAGGTGGAATGGCAGTTCTTGCTGGACCAACAGGAGGCTTTTTTATAGTGTGGCCTTTTGCAGCATTTTTAATAGGTTTCTTAGTAGAAAAATCTTGGAAAAATATCAACATAGCAAAATATATAGTAGCAAACATTATTGGTGGAATAGTTTTAGTCTACCTTGTTGGAGCAATCTATCTATCATATATCACAAAAATGCCAATAGATAAAGCTTTCTTAGCAACTATGGCTTTTATACCAGGAGATATATTAAAAGCTATTATCGTTTCTATACTTTGCTATAAATTAAAAGAAATCAGTCCAATTAATGAAGTTGTAAGATAA
- a CDS encoding DUF4401 domain-containing protein, which yields MFEKIKKFFLLFSVIFLIAGVTSFTAYNWANMSNVEKLAIPSILIVAGLVAYLFLEKEIYKNLAIFFSSFMIGTLFAVYGQVYQTGADVWILFRNWAIFLIIPMVATGYYSVMTLFSIVVAIATSFYLDLYLSGAIIPFLSSLIFGVILIVYPFLQKSFKFKFNNVFYNTMIGIFYICFIASGSIAINEDDYGFIAIILYLAFVGVVYLVGYGQLKKITVKVLSITSLGFFGVAVIMKMIKNIFFTDVTLYILLSLLVIIGTIAGVVKSVSKLENKNIKKFTNVVVGFLKVFAFFLLIALVFSFLSLMGLEEGSLIVISVILIVFSYFAAKMLNFEKDKLEIVAFIAGLICLGIYLGSYLDMKPLTILLIITIIYDVFWFTMPTRALDLLLLPLHYFLLGDFLVEKLEYIDFYYIIIFTALIIEGYFVYKKDLLSNEKIKRILCGNEVTLLVMSTIWLYYMGIGMSLMNALLDLPSNSKYYNVGLVVLTAIVGLFIIYREIKNPTLKIVLSVMLIALNYFAYSETLGLAITLLLMLIYAFRDSKWGLTVSTLATTYVIFVYYLGFYKTLLDKSIALSISGGLLLVAYLVLKYGFKGVEANE from the coding sequence ATGTTTGAGAAAATAAAGAAGTTTTTTCTACTTTTCTCTGTTATATTTTTAATAGCTGGGGTGACATCATTCACAGCATATAACTGGGCAAATATGTCTAATGTTGAAAAATTAGCAATTCCATCTATATTGATTGTAGCTGGGCTTGTAGCTTATCTGTTTTTAGAAAAGGAAATTTATAAAAATTTAGCAATATTCTTTTCTTCATTTATGATAGGAACATTATTTGCTGTCTATGGACAGGTTTATCAAACAGGTGCAGATGTATGGATATTATTTAGAAACTGGGCTATATTTTTGATAATTCCAATGGTAGCAACTGGTTACTATTCTGTTATGACTTTATTTAGTATAGTTGTAGCAATAGCAACAAGTTTTTATTTAGACTTATATTTATCAGGGGCTATTATTCCATTTTTGTCTTCTTTAATTTTTGGAGTAATACTAATAGTATATCCATTTTTACAAAAAAGTTTTAAATTTAAATTCAATAATGTTTTCTATAATACAATGATAGGAATATTCTATATATGCTTTATAGCAAGTGGTTCTATTGCAATTAATGAAGATGATTATGGTTTTATTGCAATAATATTATATTTAGCATTTGTAGGAGTAGTTTATTTGGTAGGTTATGGACAACTTAAAAAGATAACAGTGAAAGTACTTTCTATAACATCACTTGGATTTTTTGGAGTAGCTGTTATTATGAAAATGATTAAAAATATATTTTTTACAGATGTAACTCTATACATTTTATTATCTCTACTTGTTATTATAGGGACTATAGCTGGAGTAGTTAAATCTGTTTCAAAATTAGAAAATAAAAATATTAAAAAGTTTACAAATGTAGTTGTAGGTTTTTTAAAAGTTTTTGCATTTTTCTTGCTTATAGCTTTAGTATTTTCTTTTTTAAGTTTAATGGGCTTAGAAGAGGGTTCACTTATTGTAATTTCTGTTATTTTAATTGTTTTCTCATATTTTGCAGCAAAAATGCTTAACTTTGAAAAAGATAAATTAGAAATAGTAGCATTTATTGCAGGGCTTATATGTCTTGGAATATATCTAGGCTCTTATTTAGATATGAAACCTTTAACTATACTATTAATTATTACAATTATTTATGATGTATTTTGGTTCACTATGCCAACAAGAGCATTAGATTTACTTCTATTGCCTTTGCATTATTTCTTATTAGGAGATTTTCTTGTTGAAAAATTAGAGTATATAGATTTTTATTATATAATTATCTTTACAGCTCTTATTATAGAAGGATATTTTGTATATAAGAAAGATTTACTTTCAAATGAAAAAATTAAAAGAATTTTATGTGGAAATGAAGTTACATTACTTGTAATGTCAACTATATGGCTTTATTATATGGGAATAGGAATGTCTCTAATGAATGCACTTTTAGATCTTCCAAGTAATTCTAAATACTATAATGTAGGATTAGTTGTGCTTACTGCAATAGTTGGATTATTTATAATATATAGAGAAATTAAGAACCCAACTTTAAAGATAGTTCTATCTGTTATGTTGATAGCTTTAAATTATTTTGCATATTCAGAAACTTTAGGTTTGGCTATTACTTTATTGCTAATGTTAATTTATGCTTTCAGAGATAGTAAATGGGGACTTACAGTTTCTACTTTGGCAACAACTTATGTAATTTTTGTTTATTATCTTGGTTTTTATAAAACATTACTTGATAAATCAATAGCTCTTAGTATTTCAGGAGGATTACTTCTAGTAGCTTATTTAGTATTGAAATATGGATTTAAAGGGGTTGAGGCTAATGAGTAA
- a CDS encoding GDYXXLXY domain-containing protein — MSNNIKKILLIINIVILFVVTGFSANKEESYKKLDSYFYLELTPVDPRSLLQGDYMTLNYDITDKASDFIYNNRTYIYDGENENEVEEIRELRKLADAKRAYIAVRLDENKVAKFVKITKEKTDEKDLLFIAYKTNGFDVNINVNSYLFQEGTGDKYENARYSKVVLVGDKLRLVDLRDKDFKEIK; from the coding sequence ATGAGTAATAATATTAAGAAAATACTTTTAATTATAAATATTGTAATTCTTTTTGTAGTAACAGGTTTTTCTGCAAATAAAGAGGAAAGTTATAAAAAATTAGATAGTTATTTTTATTTGGAACTTACACCAGTTGACCCTCGTTCACTTTTGCAAGGTGACTATATGACTTTAAATTATGATATTACAGACAAAGCTAGTGATTTTATATATAATAATAGAACATATATTTATGATGGAGAAAATGAGAACGAAGTTGAGGAAATAAGAGAATTAAGAAAGTTAGCAGATGCTAAAAGAGCATATATAGCAGTTCGTTTGGATGAAAATAAGGTAGCTAAATTTGTAAAAATTACAAAAGAAAAAACAGATGAAAAAGACTTACTTTTTATAGCTTATAAAACTAATGGATTTGATGTAAATATAAATGTTAATAGCTATTTATTCCAAGAAGGAACTGGAGATAAATATGAAAATGCTCGTTATTCAAAGGTTGTTTTAGTAGGTGATAAATTAAGATTGGTTGATTTAAGAGATAAAGATTTTAAAGAGATTAAGTAA
- a CDS encoding helix-turn-helix transcriptional regulator produces the protein MKLNFLNIKTPKEIQLEIAKNVKKRRKELKLTQEEFSKKSGVSFGSIKRFENTGEISLFSLIKIAIVLECEDEFLNLFQQKQYNSIEEIINEQD, from the coding sequence ATGAAATTAAATTTTTTAAATATAAAAACACCAAAGGAAATTCAATTGGAAATAGCAAAAAATGTAAAAAAAAGAAGAAAAGAATTAAAGCTAACACAGGAAGAATTTTCAAAAAAATCGGGGGTGAGTTTTGGTTCAATAAAGCGTTTTGAAAATACTGGTGAAATTTCTCTTTTTTCTCTTATAAAAATTGCTATTGTTTTAGAATGTGAAGATGAATTTTTAAACTTATTTCAGCAAAAACAATATAATTCTATTGAGGAGATAATAAATGAACAAGATTAA